One window of the Halobacteriovorax sp. JY17 genome contains the following:
- a CDS encoding hydroxyacid dehydrogenase has translation MKPFIVVADGFDKNLFEDLKNTTGFDVHPSSKITQDELKELLPKINGLVIRSATTVTKEYLALAPNLKYVIRAGAGTDNIDKASCQEVGVKVSNTPGANNNSAAEHAVALMMTVLRKTAWAHQTMSNGGWDKSKFTGNELANKKVGILGFGQIGQIVAKRIGGFEPEVEFFDPFQEGSDLSYVSKCDDLKKLFSESDIITIHTPLMDATRGIVNKELLSLMKPNAILINAARGGIVNEDDLYETLKAGKIRGAGFDVFATEPLEEDSKLRTLDNLVMTPHLGASTDEAQFRVGEMAVHQLKEFFLNENLLNEVRV, from the coding sequence ATGAAACCATTTATTGTAGTAGCTGACGGCTTTGATAAAAATCTATTTGAAGACCTAAAGAATACAACTGGATTTGATGTACATCCATCATCAAAAATTACTCAAGATGAACTAAAGGAATTACTGCCAAAGATTAATGGATTAGTAATTAGATCTGCGACAACTGTAACAAAAGAATACTTAGCACTTGCCCCAAATTTAAAATACGTTATTAGAGCGGGAGCTGGGACTGATAATATTGATAAAGCTTCATGCCAAGAAGTAGGAGTGAAAGTTTCAAATACTCCAGGTGCCAATAATAATTCAGCTGCTGAACATGCAGTTGCACTTATGATGACAGTTCTAAGAAAGACTGCTTGGGCACATCAAACAATGAGTAATGGTGGTTGGGATAAGTCTAAATTTACTGGAAATGAATTAGCGAATAAGAAAGTTGGAATTTTAGGATTTGGGCAAATCGGACAAATCGTAGCAAAGAGAATAGGTGGTTTTGAACCAGAAGTAGAGTTCTTTGATCCATTTCAAGAAGGAAGCGACCTCTCATACGTTTCTAAATGTGATGATTTAAAAAAGCTTTTCAGCGAAAGCGATATTATTACAATTCACACTCCTTTGATGGACGCGACAAGAGGAATTGTAAATAAAGAGCTTCTTTCATTAATGAAGCCTAATGCAATTCTAATTAATGCTGCTAGAGGTGGAATTGTTAATGAAGATGACCTTTACGAGACTTTGAAGGCCGGTAAAATTAGGGGAGCTGGTTTTGATGTTTTTGCAACTGAACCTCTTGAAGAAGATTCTAAACTTAGAACTTTAGATAATTTAGTTATGACTCCACACCTTGGAGCTTCAACAGATGAAGCTCAATTTAGAGTTGGAGAAATGGCCGTTCATCAACTTAAAGAATTTTTCTTAAATGAAAACCTATTAAATGAGGTCAGAGTATAA
- a CDS encoding adenylosuccinate synthase, translating into MKSLAIIGSQWGDEGKGKITDLLSQKCDVVVRFQGGNNAGHTIIVKDKKIVLHLIPSGILHDHCVSVVGHGVVFDPEAFKTELENVTSNGITVNSKKLKISGNASVITMYNRLIDAQRESKGPLKIGTTGKGIGPAYEDKISRKGIKLKDLLDRDLLIDKLKANLIEKEFLLKNLYQVEYPSVEEEASRLFELGKMIEPFICDTFSFLDHAVKENKNILFEGAQGILLDIDYGSYPFVTSSSTSYGGIFTGAGMPSGKVDEVLGITKAYTTRVGEGPFPTELFSDVGEFIQQKGGEFGATTGRKRRCGWLDLPLLKYAVKCSSLTSIALTKVDVLSGMDELKVCKSYKYNGEEIDCAYPGIDLSKVEPIFTDIAPFDDDFKGELSDNLKSYIEMIEKELGIPVSILAFGPERSEIVFRKEFFN; encoded by the coding sequence ATGAAATCTCTAGCTATTATTGGTTCTCAGTGGGGCGATGAAGGTAAGGGGAAGATTACAGATCTTCTAAGCCAAAAGTGTGATGTTGTTGTTCGCTTTCAAGGTGGTAACAACGCTGGCCACACAATCATCGTTAAAGATAAGAAGATTGTTCTTCACTTAATTCCTTCGGGGATTTTACATGATCATTGCGTTTCTGTAGTAGGCCACGGAGTTGTTTTTGATCCTGAAGCATTTAAGACAGAGCTTGAAAATGTTACGAGCAATGGAATTACTGTAAATAGTAAGAAACTTAAGATTTCTGGTAATGCTAGTGTCATCACTATGTATAATAGGTTGATCGATGCGCAGAGAGAGTCTAAAGGGCCATTAAAGATTGGAACAACTGGAAAAGGAATCGGCCCTGCTTACGAAGATAAGATTTCTAGAAAAGGAATTAAATTAAAAGATCTCTTAGATAGAGACCTTTTGATAGATAAATTAAAAGCAAATCTTATCGAAAAAGAGTTTCTTCTAAAAAACCTCTATCAAGTTGAGTATCCAAGTGTTGAAGAAGAAGCTTCAAGGCTCTTTGAACTTGGGAAAATGATTGAACCATTTATTTGCGATACATTTAGTTTCTTAGATCACGCAGTTAAAGAAAATAAGAATATTCTCTTTGAAGGTGCTCAAGGAATTCTCTTAGATATTGATTACGGCTCTTATCCATTTGTGACTTCTTCAAGCACAAGTTATGGTGGGATCTTCACTGGTGCAGGGATGCCTTCTGGAAAAGTTGATGAAGTCTTAGGGATTACAAAGGCCTATACAACAAGAGTTGGAGAGGGACCTTTTCCTACAGAGCTCTTCTCTGATGTTGGAGAATTTATCCAGCAAAAAGGTGGAGAGTTCGGGGCAACAACTGGAAGAAAGAGAAGATGTGGTTGGTTAGACCTTCCTCTTCTTAAGTACGCAGTAAAATGTTCAAGCCTAACAAGTATTGCGCTTACTAAAGTCGATGTACTAAGTGGAATGGATGAGCTTAAAGTGTGTAAGTCATATAAGTATAATGGTGAAGAAATTGATTGCGCTTATCCTGGGATTGATCTTTCAAAAGTTGAGCCAATCTTTACTGATATCGCTCCATTTGATGATGATTTCAAAGGGGAGCTCTCTGATAATTTAAAGTCATATATTGAAATGATTGAAAAGGAATTAGGAATACCTGTTTCTATTTTGGCATTTGGACCAGAGAGAAGTGAAATTGTATTTAGAAAAGAATTTTTTAATTAA